A region of the Chroicocephalus ridibundus chromosome 1, bChrRid1.1, whole genome shotgun sequence genome:
TGTGTTCCCTGTGAGTTGACTTAAATTTTCTTGTCTGGTTGCAATTTTCAGTGAAGTGCAGCAGtgtcctgctttatttttaaagcttcctcTTCACTTTTGCACgttaaaaaataactttgctaACGAAATACGGCACTGAAGTGACGAGTTCAAGGCATGTGCTCTATAAAATTCTCTCACCCCACTTTCTTCCATGGATCTTTTCAGTGAACATAAATGCATCGTTGCACTCGTTGAAGGTGATGCGATACCCCTTCTGCGCAAATGTcgaagggtttgggggttttaagTGTTTTAAGTGACAGACCAGTAATTCATGCAGGGTACTGCTTAGGCTGCCATACAGGCTGCAGTCTGTGGAAGAGACACCTCTTAAACACGTGGTATTCTTGAGTGGGTATTCTTACTGTGAGTATCTACGCTTCACCTATTTAGCGTTTTCCTCCCGCTTTTGTACATGAAACTTGATGTCGGTGGACTTTAACACTTTATAGATATTTATGTGTGTAAAATTTTCTGATCGCAGTTCTTTTTCCATGTTAATGATTTTCCTAATCTTTACAGGTCTAGGAAATCAGGAGGATCTACTTCCATAACAATGGCAGCAAAATCATTGCTCCTCAAAGTAATCCTGCTAGGAGACGGTGGAGTTGGGAAGAGTTCCCTAATGAACAGATATGTCACCAACAAGTTTGATGCACAGCTGTTTCATACGATAGGTGTGGAATTCCTAAATAAAGAGTTGGAAGTTGATGGACATTTTGTTACAATGCAGATATGGGACACGGCGGGTCAGGAACGTTTTAGGAGCTTGCGGACTCCTTTCTATAGAGGTTCTGACTGTTGCCTGCTAACCTTCAGTGTGGATGACTCTCAAAGCTTCCAAAACTTAAGCAACTGGAAGAAAGAATTCATTTATTATGCAGATGTCAAGGAGCCTGAAAGTTTTCCGTTTGTCATACTGGGTAACAAAGTTGATATCGATGAAAGGCAAGTGTCTACAGAAGAAGCCCAAGACTGGTGCAGGAATAATGGCAACCATCCCTATTTTGAAACCAGTGCAAAAGATGCCACTAATGTTGCAGCAGCCTTTGAAGAAGCCGTTAGAAGAGTTCTAGCCTCCGAAGACAGATCGGATCACTTTATTCAAACAGATACAGTAAACCTTAATCGGAAACCCAAAACCAGTTCATCTTGTTGTtgacttaaaatttattttttttttttttgggccaaATTACTTTTGACTAGCTTGCTCTATAATAGGATGGGGAAGGCATAGTAGATAAAATAGCAAATGGGTTTCActctaaaattaaaattgtaatattctgctgctttcttgggggagcaaaagaaaaatttccattcATGGGTGACCCATTATTGAATTAATGACGCTTTCTGTT
Encoded here:
- the RAB9A gene encoding ras-related protein Rab-9A, which codes for MAAKSLLLKVILLGDGGVGKSSLMNRYVTNKFDAQLFHTIGVEFLNKELEVDGHFVTMQIWDTAGQERFRSLRTPFYRGSDCCLLTFSVDDSQSFQNLSNWKKEFIYYADVKEPESFPFVILGNKVDIDERQVSTEEAQDWCRNNGNHPYFETSAKDATNVAAAFEEAVRRVLASEDRSDHFIQTDTVNLNRKPKTSSSCC